One genomic window of Methyloceanibacter sp. wino2 includes the following:
- a CDS encoding SiaB family protein kinase — translation MLAGQLMDLRSMLHRQGVIFAYSGYVTEPVLSGVGEALKQKLTIDDADTKTLRSVFAVFVEQMQNIIRYSAEKARQEMPPADEQGALMEMRYGILTIGREGNDYVVCAGNLVRKGDVERLAERLEKVRNMSKDDLKILYKEQLRADPEQGSKGAGLGLTEIARRASKPIEYDFADVDGDHVFFALRATI, via the coding sequence ATGCTAGCCGGCCAGTTGATGGACTTGCGGTCGATGCTGCATCGCCAAGGCGTGATCTTCGCCTATAGCGGCTATGTGACGGAGCCGGTGCTGTCCGGGGTGGGGGAGGCGCTCAAGCAGAAGCTGACCATCGATGACGCCGACACCAAGACCCTGCGCAGCGTGTTCGCCGTCTTCGTCGAGCAGATGCAAAACATTATCCGCTATTCCGCCGAAAAGGCGCGTCAGGAAATGCCACCCGCGGACGAACAGGGCGCGCTCATGGAGATGCGGTACGGCATCCTCACCATCGGGCGCGAGGGCAATGACTACGTGGTCTGCGCCGGTAATCTCGTGCGCAAAGGGGACGTCGAGCGGCTTGCGGAGCGGCTTGAAAAAGTGAGGAACATGAGCAAGGACGACTTGAAGATTCTCTACAAAGAACAGCTTAGAGCCGACCCCGAACAAGGCAGCAAGGGGGCCGGGCTCGGCCTCACGGAAATCGCGCGTCGCGCCTCGAAGCCGATCGAGTACGACTTCGCCGATGTCGATGGCGACCACGTCTTCTTTGCCTTGAGAGCGACGATTTGA